The following coding sequences lie in one Mycobacterium gordonae genomic window:
- a CDS encoding NAD(P)/FAD-dependent oxidoreductase translates to MTVQRAVIAGASHAGTQLAASLRREGWDGEIVLVGDESALPYQRPPLSKSYLADKCELAELAIRNSDFYAKQRIRLLDATVAAVDRSAGHVVLSTGDALPYDKLALCTGARPRRLPTPGADLAGVFYLRTAADGEMIREAAGPGRRAVIVGGGYIGLETAASLRALGLEVTLLEATGRVLERVTAPEVSEFFDRIHREEGVNIRTGTLVEALSGDGRVREVILAGGESIPADLVIVGIGVEPNTELAATAGLVVDNGVVIDDQARTSDPDIVAAGDCASHDMARYGRRIRLESVPSAAEQAKVAAATVCGKSKKIAALPWFWSDQYDLKLQIAGLNTGYDEVVLSGDPTRERDFTCFYLRAGELLAADCINRPRDFMFSKRVITQQVAVERAELVLAGSD, encoded by the coding sequence ATGACCGTGCAGCGAGCGGTCATCGCGGGGGCCAGCCACGCGGGCACCCAGCTCGCCGCCAGTCTTCGCCGAGAAGGGTGGGACGGCGAAATCGTCCTCGTCGGCGATGAGTCGGCGTTGCCCTACCAGCGGCCCCCGCTGTCCAAGTCGTACCTGGCCGACAAATGCGAACTGGCCGAACTCGCGATCCGCAACTCGGATTTCTACGCCAAGCAGCGGATCCGACTCCTGGATGCGACGGTGGCGGCGGTCGACCGCTCGGCTGGTCATGTCGTGCTGAGTACCGGCGACGCACTGCCCTACGACAAGCTCGCGCTGTGCACTGGCGCCCGGCCTCGTCGGCTCCCCACCCCGGGAGCGGACCTGGCCGGAGTCTTCTACCTACGCACCGCCGCGGACGGCGAGATGATCCGAGAGGCCGCCGGCCCCGGGCGTCGGGCGGTGATCGTCGGCGGCGGCTACATCGGACTGGAGACAGCCGCCTCGTTGCGTGCACTGGGTCTGGAGGTCACCCTGCTCGAGGCGACCGGGCGCGTCCTTGAACGGGTCACCGCCCCGGAGGTATCGGAGTTCTTCGACCGGATCCACCGGGAGGAGGGCGTCAACATCCGGACGGGCACGCTGGTCGAGGCTCTGTCCGGCGACGGCAGGGTCCGCGAAGTAATCCTGGCCGGTGGCGAATCAATTCCCGCCGACCTCGTCATTGTCGGCATCGGCGTGGAGCCGAACACCGAGCTCGCCGCCACCGCGGGCCTGGTCGTCGACAACGGCGTCGTGATCGACGATCAGGCCCGGACTAGCGACCCCGACATCGTGGCCGCCGGGGACTGCGCCAGCCACGACATGGCCCGTTACGGCCGTCGCATCCGCCTGGAGTCCGTGCCGAGCGCGGCCGAGCAGGCCAAGGTCGCCGCCGCGACCGTCTGTGGGAAGTCCAAGAAGATAGCGGCCCTTCCATGGTTCTGGTCAGATCAATACGACCTCAAGCTCCAGATCGCCGGTCTCAACACCGGGTACGACGAGGTCGTCCTCAGCGGCGACCCGACCCGGGAGCGCGACTTCACCTGCTTCTACCTCCGTGCCGGCGAGCTTCTTGCCGCCGACTGCATCAACCGTCCCCGCGACTTCATGTTCAGCAAGCGGGTCATCACGCAGCAAGTCGCCGTCGAACGGGCCGAACTGGTGCTCGCCGGCTCGGACTGA
- a CDS encoding BtrH N-terminal domain-containing protein yields the protein MTRIQVPYPHRRGGHCGSGALRDLTEWAQLGWGTEALSEGLVFTLGGVLDFSYVRSTQLFPQVYLVGRGSDLEQDYLSRVGAKFVVRSTDDPDVGWAFVTDEIDKGRPVMVWADIGELPYLRVRLHMSRHDIVITGYDDEQRVAYVVDNDRETTQTVAYDDLRRARSSVGFPTPTRHTTYHVDWPERVPDLGPIAAAALAASAAFMRGGAVGAPLLRIEAAEVESSGLKGVQDFADDVGHWPTLFDDDALTAALFGLGAFIEKAGTGGGLFRTLQADGCQNIADLLDDAATAEAAAAARHASKAWSTLAAAATDAGTSLRSRSLAAAKVAATIPDAETRLVEALETASRSVGTVDTGIEAHLKGYL from the coding sequence ATGACGAGGATTCAAGTTCCCTATCCCCATAGGAGGGGAGGGCACTGTGGTTCCGGTGCGCTTCGTGACCTTACTGAATGGGCCCAACTCGGATGGGGGACAGAAGCACTCAGTGAAGGATTGGTCTTCACCCTCGGCGGAGTCTTGGACTTCTCGTACGTCCGCTCTACGCAGTTGTTCCCCCAGGTGTACCTGGTAGGACGAGGAAGCGACCTGGAACAGGATTACCTCTCCCGGGTTGGCGCAAAGTTCGTCGTGCGATCGACCGATGACCCGGACGTGGGATGGGCATTTGTGACCGACGAAATCGACAAAGGTCGACCCGTCATGGTCTGGGCTGACATCGGCGAACTTCCTTACCTGCGCGTCCGATTGCACATGAGCCGTCACGACATTGTCATCACCGGATACGATGACGAACAACGGGTCGCCTATGTGGTCGATAATGACCGCGAGACAACCCAGACGGTGGCCTACGACGACCTACGCCGGGCGCGGTCCTCGGTCGGGTTTCCCACACCTACCCGGCACACCACATATCACGTCGACTGGCCAGAGCGAGTGCCAGACCTTGGGCCGATCGCGGCCGCTGCACTCGCCGCGAGCGCAGCGTTCATGCGCGGCGGTGCCGTAGGTGCGCCGCTACTGCGCATCGAGGCAGCTGAAGTCGAATCTTCCGGTTTGAAGGGTGTGCAGGACTTCGCCGATGACGTAGGGCATTGGCCAACGCTGTTCGATGACGATGCCCTGACCGCGGCATTGTTCGGGCTCGGGGCGTTCATCGAGAAAGCCGGTACCGGCGGCGGGCTCTTTCGTACGCTGCAGGCAGACGGTTGCCAGAACATCGCCGATCTCCTAGATGACGCCGCCACTGCCGAAGCGGCTGCCGCGGCCCGACATGCTTCCAAAGCGTGGTCTACGCTTGCGGCCGCAGCCACGGATGCCGGCACATCGCTACGGAGTCGTAGTCTAGCTGCGGCCAAAGTCGCCGCGACGATCCCGGACGCCGAAACGCGCCTCGTCGAAGCCCTCGAAACGGCCAGTCGATCCGTTGGCACTGTCGATACCGGCATCGAAGCTCATCTGAAAGGCTATCTGTGA
- a CDS encoding TetR/AcrR family transcriptional regulator produces the protein MSPARVYGGLSATQRDAQRRALLIDAAVALMGKQGAAACTVTAVCTESGVTSRYFYQQFRDRDALLRAMFTKISTTFQAVITKAIPDDTVAPQELAYAPIKALVQMIENDPSMARILFVESGAEPLLRQLRSELMSEFAELVLREARLHLDIPSEVIQVADLAATYGVGGLFEILRRWIDGQLNLSTEVLIEHCAGFLGSLGLYTLGQKPDPAASHIQVDINSPAGHNR, from the coding sequence ATGAGTCCAGCACGTGTTTATGGCGGGCTGTCCGCAACTCAACGCGATGCGCAGCGCCGCGCACTGCTGATTGACGCCGCGGTCGCGCTCATGGGCAAGCAGGGAGCCGCCGCGTGCACCGTGACCGCTGTGTGTACGGAGTCAGGAGTGACGAGCCGGTACTTCTACCAGCAGTTTCGCGACAGAGACGCGCTCCTGCGTGCGATGTTCACCAAGATCTCCACCACCTTCCAAGCCGTGATCACCAAGGCGATACCGGATGACACCGTTGCTCCTCAAGAACTCGCTTACGCTCCGATAAAGGCCCTGGTTCAGATGATCGAGAACGATCCCAGCATGGCCCGCATATTGTTTGTCGAATCGGGCGCTGAACCCCTGCTTCGGCAGCTGCGAAGCGAACTGATGTCCGAATTTGCGGAGCTCGTCCTCAGAGAGGCCCGCCTGCATCTCGATATACCCAGCGAGGTGATTCAGGTCGCAGATCTCGCCGCTACCTACGGTGTCGGGGGCCTGTTCGAGATTCTCCGTCGCTGGATAGACGGACAACTAAACCTATCGACCGAAGTGCTTATCGAGCATTGTGCGGGTTTTCTCGGCAGTCTTGGCCTGTATACCCTCGGCCAGAAACCTGACCCGGCCGCTTCGCACATCCAGGTCGATATCAACTCCCCGGCGGGCCACAACAGATGA
- a CDS encoding metal-dependent hydrolase yields the protein MPEDRASTKSRVLPKPRRVRFPMPTSTKRRHFVDGDLVMSHFISVLSATFPEGEDFFIRSVKYFQSSIDDPQLLTAVKGFIGQEATHRHQHRLLNERLQAMGYPTARIDRHVARLIKRLERRFSPEMRLSMTSALEHYTATLAEIILTSDDAQKLIGQTEVRPILLWHAFEESEHKAVAFDAYRLIGGTERTRVRGMRIASAILFGELILQTALSMASDKASYNPVTLVRSLRRFSRTPMFTADALQRFRSYNRPGFHPDDWDSTAVLERWSKELFDQDGSQKVIAQPG from the coding sequence ATGCCGGAAGATCGAGCCTCGACCAAGAGCCGTGTATTGCCAAAACCCCGGCGCGTTCGTTTCCCCATGCCCACCTCCACGAAGCGGCGACACTTCGTGGATGGCGACCTGGTGATGAGCCATTTCATCTCGGTGCTTTCTGCGACCTTCCCGGAAGGGGAAGACTTCTTCATCCGCTCGGTCAAGTATTTCCAGAGTTCCATCGACGATCCCCAATTGCTGACAGCGGTCAAGGGTTTCATCGGGCAAGAGGCCACACACCGACACCAGCATCGGCTCCTCAACGAACGGCTCCAGGCCATGGGTTATCCGACCGCGCGGATCGACCGCCACGTCGCACGCCTGATCAAGCGATTGGAGCGGCGCTTTTCGCCAGAAATGCGGCTGTCGATGACCTCTGCATTGGAGCACTACACCGCGACGCTCGCTGAAATCATTCTCACCAGCGATGACGCGCAGAAGCTCATCGGACAGACAGAGGTTCGACCGATTCTGCTGTGGCATGCGTTCGAGGAGTCGGAGCACAAAGCCGTCGCCTTCGACGCCTATCGGCTGATTGGAGGCACCGAGCGCACCCGCGTACGGGGCATGCGGATCGCCTCTGCAATTCTGTTCGGCGAACTCATTCTGCAGACTGCGCTGTCGATGGCCTCTGACAAGGCCTCGTATAACCCGGTCACGTTGGTGCGTAGCCTACGTCGCTTCAGTCGCACCCCGATGTTCACCGCCGATGCGCTGCAGCGATTCCGTTCGTACAACCGCCCCGGCTTCCACCCTGATGATTGGGACAGCACCGCGGTCCTGGAGCGATGGAGCAAGGAACTGTTCGACCAAGACGGCTCACAGAAGGTCATCGCTCAGCCGGGGTAG
- a CDS encoding fatty acid--CoA ligase, with translation MQDVALTVPAIVAHASAVHGDREVLTARGPRQISGVSYREVGERAARLANALRQIGIRGDERVATLQWSNQEHLDCYAAVPSMGAVLHTLNLRLPPEQLTWIANHAEDRVIIVDSTVLALLAAALPSMTSVRTVLVTGTGDLAAVEGCGKDVLRYDDVVAAQSSTFEWPDVDERSAAAMCYTSGTTGHPKGVVYSHRSTWLHSQAACTSNALGIGHDDTVLAIVPMFHANAWGLPYAAMMAGAQLLLPDRFLQAGPLVEMIEAVRPTMAGAVPTIWTDVLHYLRDNPGHDVSSLKMVACGGSAVPRSLMTAYDELGIRIVQAWGMTETSPLASVALPRSSDTPERSLHLRATQGRVVAGVQARIVDDSGAEQPWDGKSVGEIQVRGPWITQSYYENDSPAASPDGWLRTGDVGTISADALIALTDRSKDVIKSGGEWISSVELENELAAHPAVRTATVIGVPDDKWQERPLAVVVLAAARTATAAELTEFLRARVAKWWLPERWAFVTDIPLTSTGKFDKKKLRRQFADGDLIIETLA, from the coding sequence ATGCAGGACGTTGCGTTGACTGTGCCCGCGATCGTGGCCCATGCTTCGGCAGTCCATGGCGATCGCGAGGTGCTGACTGCGCGCGGACCCCGGCAGATCTCTGGGGTGTCCTATCGCGAGGTGGGTGAGCGTGCGGCACGGTTGGCAAATGCTTTGCGCCAGATCGGCATCCGTGGAGATGAGCGTGTCGCGACGCTGCAATGGAGCAACCAGGAGCATCTGGACTGTTACGCGGCGGTGCCGTCGATGGGCGCGGTGCTGCATACGTTGAACCTGCGGCTGCCGCCGGAACAGCTGACGTGGATCGCCAATCATGCCGAGGATCGGGTGATCATCGTCGACAGTACGGTGCTTGCCCTTTTGGCGGCGGCGTTGCCGTCGATGACCTCGGTGCGCACGGTGCTAGTGACCGGAACCGGCGATCTTGCCGCGGTCGAGGGGTGCGGAAAGGACGTCCTACGGTACGACGATGTGGTGGCCGCCCAGTCGAGTACGTTCGAGTGGCCCGATGTCGATGAGCGGTCGGCTGCAGCGATGTGCTATACGAGCGGTACCACCGGGCACCCGAAAGGTGTTGTCTACAGCCATCGTTCGACGTGGTTGCACTCTCAGGCGGCGTGCACCTCGAATGCCTTGGGCATCGGTCATGACGACACGGTGTTGGCGATCGTTCCGATGTTCCACGCCAACGCGTGGGGGTTGCCGTATGCGGCGATGATGGCCGGCGCGCAGCTTCTGCTGCCTGACCGTTTCCTGCAGGCGGGGCCTTTGGTGGAGATGATCGAGGCGGTGCGGCCGACGATGGCGGGGGCGGTGCCGACAATCTGGACCGATGTTCTGCATTACTTGCGCGACAATCCTGGCCATGACGTGAGTTCGCTGAAGATGGTGGCCTGCGGTGGTTCGGCGGTTCCGCGGTCGTTGATGACCGCCTATGACGAGCTGGGCATCCGCATTGTGCAGGCTTGGGGGATGACTGAGACTTCCCCGCTGGCCTCGGTCGCTCTGCCGCGGAGTTCTGATACCCCGGAGAGGTCGCTTCACCTGCGCGCAACCCAAGGCCGGGTGGTGGCCGGTGTGCAGGCCCGCATCGTCGATGACAGCGGTGCAGAACAACCGTGGGACGGAAAATCGGTGGGGGAGATTCAAGTCCGCGGCCCGTGGATCACTCAGTCGTATTACGAGAATGACAGTCCGGCGGCGTCGCCGGACGGGTGGTTGCGTACCGGGGACGTCGGGACGATCAGCGCGGACGCGCTCATCGCGCTGACCGACCGCTCCAAGGATGTCATCAAGTCCGGGGGCGAATGGATCTCCTCGGTGGAATTGGAGAACGAGTTGGCCGCTCACCCTGCGGTGCGCACCGCCACGGTGATTGGAGTGCCCGACGACAAGTGGCAGGAACGGCCGCTGGCGGTGGTCGTCCTGGCTGCCGCCCGCACCGCCACCGCGGCGGAGCTGACCGAATTTCTGCGTGCGCGGGTGGCCAAGTGGTGGCTACCGGAACGGTGGGCGTTCGTCACCGACATTCCGCTGACTTCCACTGGCAAGTTCGACAAGAAGAAGCTGCGCCGCCAGTTCGCCGACGGTGACCTCATCATCGAGACGCTGGCGTGA
- a CDS encoding SCP2 sterol-binding domain-containing protein, giving the protein MAVFRDEDEVYAFLGGIFRRGLEKEGLADKLANSGVVLRVHYTDPDAVVTVDMPNKVVETGAASTAVPNVELFMSADTGNKFWLGKVNLTMAMAKGTVRAKGPVPKLIKLIPQAKNLFPEYRLMLESQNRQDLIDA; this is encoded by the coding sequence GTGGCGGTATTTAGGGACGAGGACGAGGTCTATGCCTTCCTGGGCGGGATCTTTCGGCGGGGTTTGGAGAAGGAGGGTCTCGCGGACAAGCTCGCGAATTCGGGTGTGGTGTTGCGGGTGCATTACACAGATCCGGATGCGGTTGTGACGGTGGACATGCCGAACAAGGTGGTGGAGACCGGAGCGGCCAGTACCGCGGTGCCCAACGTGGAGTTGTTCATGTCGGCAGACACGGGGAACAAGTTCTGGTTGGGGAAGGTGAACTTGACGATGGCGATGGCCAAGGGAACGGTACGTGCGAAAGGTCCGGTGCCGAAGTTGATCAAGTTGATCCCGCAGGCCAAGAACCTGTTCCCCGAGTACCGGTTGATGCTGGAGAGCCAGAATCGGCAGGACCTCATCGATGCGTGA
- a CDS encoding TetR/AcrR family transcriptional regulator, with translation MIEAATEIWSESGWAAVTMRGVCARTGLNDRYFYEDFKTREDLLVAAWDGVRNDMLGEVSALFDERVDRPPIETITAAIAIVVDRIARDPGRAHILLAQHVGSSPLQDRRAVALQEATQLVVEASRPHLREDADETALRMDTLVAVGGFVEVITAWHSGLLAVTEKEVVAHTSRLAETLAQRYVVSG, from the coding sequence TTGATCGAGGCTGCGACCGAGATTTGGAGTGAGAGCGGTTGGGCCGCAGTGACTATGCGCGGCGTGTGCGCCCGGACAGGGCTCAACGATCGATACTTCTACGAGGACTTCAAGACGCGCGAGGATCTTCTCGTCGCAGCGTGGGATGGCGTTCGCAATGACATGCTCGGCGAGGTTTCCGCGCTCTTCGACGAGCGTGTGGATCGGCCGCCGATCGAAACCATCACCGCGGCGATCGCCATCGTGGTCGACCGGATCGCACGCGATCCTGGCCGGGCGCACATCCTCCTCGCTCAGCATGTAGGTAGCTCACCGCTGCAAGATCGCCGCGCTGTGGCGCTGCAGGAGGCAACGCAGTTGGTCGTCGAGGCAAGCCGGCCACATCTCAGAGAAGACGCCGACGAGACGGCCCTTCGTATGGACACTTTGGTTGCGGTGGGGGGGTTCGTCGAAGTCATCACGGCCTGGCACTCCGGTTTGCTCGCGGTGACCGAAAAGGAAGTGGTCGCGCACACGAGCCGACTGGCTGAAACCTTGGCTCAACGCTACGTCGTCAGCGGCTGA
- a CDS encoding NDMA-dependent alcohol dehydrogenase, with amino-acid sequence MKTRAAVLWGLGEKWEVEDIELDPPGPDEVLVQLTATGLCHSDEHLVTGDLPIPLPVVGGHEGAGTVVEVGAGVENVAEGDSVILTFLPSCGHCSYCARGMGNMCDLGAALMMGPQIDGTYRFHARGEDVGQMCLLGTFSEYTVVPKASLVKIDQGTPLDKAALIGCGVTTGYGSAVRTGEVRAGDTVAVIGAGGIGMNAIQGARIAGALNIVAVDPVAFKREQAGGFGATHAVATIDEAWSLISDITRGKLADVCVLTTDVAEGSYIGEALSLVGKRGRVVVTAIGHPEDTSMSGSLLELTLYEKQIRGALYGSSNAAHDIPRLVELYNAGHLKLDELITREYTLDQINEGYADMRSGRNIRGLIRF; translated from the coding sequence ATGAAGACACGTGCTGCAGTGCTGTGGGGCCTAGGAGAAAAGTGGGAAGTCGAGGACATCGAGTTGGATCCTCCCGGCCCCGATGAAGTGCTCGTCCAGCTGACCGCGACCGGGTTGTGCCATTCCGACGAACACCTCGTGACCGGCGACCTGCCCATTCCGCTGCCCGTCGTCGGTGGCCACGAGGGTGCCGGCACCGTGGTCGAAGTGGGTGCGGGTGTCGAGAACGTCGCCGAGGGCGATTCGGTGATCCTGACGTTCCTGCCGTCGTGCGGGCACTGTTCCTATTGCGCGCGGGGGATGGGGAACATGTGCGACTTGGGTGCCGCGCTCATGATGGGACCCCAGATCGACGGCACTTACCGTTTCCATGCCAGGGGTGAGGACGTCGGCCAGATGTGCCTGCTGGGCACGTTCTCGGAATACACCGTGGTCCCCAAGGCGTCTCTGGTCAAAATCGACCAGGGGACACCGCTGGACAAGGCGGCGTTGATCGGGTGTGGTGTGACGACCGGGTACGGGTCGGCGGTGCGCACCGGTGAGGTGCGTGCCGGGGATACCGTGGCGGTGATCGGAGCCGGTGGCATCGGCATGAATGCGATTCAGGGTGCCCGCATCGCGGGCGCGTTGAACATCGTGGCTGTCGATCCGGTGGCGTTCAAGCGTGAACAAGCCGGCGGTTTCGGTGCGACGCATGCCGTTGCCACGATCGACGAGGCCTGGTCACTGATCAGTGACATCACCCGCGGCAAACTCGCCGATGTCTGCGTCTTGACCACCGATGTCGCCGAAGGGTCCTACATCGGCGAGGCGCTGTCCTTGGTCGGTAAACGCGGCCGTGTGGTCGTTACCGCGATCGGGCACCCCGAAGACACCTCGATGTCGGGTTCACTGCTGGAATTGACGCTGTATGAAAAGCAGATCCGCGGCGCTCTGTACGGTTCTTCGAACGCCGCCCACGACATCCCGCGGCTCGTCGAGCTCTACAACGCCGGACACCTCAAGCTGGATGAGCTGATCACCCGTGAGTACACCCTCGATCAGATCAACGAAGGCTACGCGGATATGCGATCGGGCCGCAACATCCGAGGACTCATCCGATTCTGA
- a CDS encoding flavin-containing monooxygenase — protein sequence MTDTVTTLIVGAGFAGIGTAMRMLQAGVNDFVILERSHRVGGTWRDNTYPGAACDIPSLLYSYSFEPNPGWTRAYSGSAEILAYIDAIVAKYDLGRFIHFGADVSALEFDEDAGEWVVDTTGGRRYRGRSVVMASGPLADASFPDIRGIESYEGKKIHSARWDHSYDMSGKRVAVIGTGASAVQIVPELVQLAASVKVFQRTPGWVLPRVNFRHPAWARSTFKRMPATEQALRGAWFWAHEVMAVGMVWDTAATSVIQAAAKANLRRQVKDTWLRRQLTPQFRPGCKRMLMTNDYYPALQADNCKLVSWPIATLAPNGIRTADGIEHEVDCIVFATGFDVCKRGTPFPILGRDGRKLEDAWSEGRFAYKSVSVAGYPNLFFTFGPNSGPGHNSALLYMEAAIDYIVKAIELLRDQGNGVHTLDVKENSQNAYHSNIQRRLRRTTWNSGCSSWYLTEDGYNGTMYPGFATQFTRELSRLDMRDYDITRRDDADLKLTQTR from the coding sequence ATGACGGACACGGTAACGACTTTGATCGTCGGCGCCGGCTTCGCGGGTATCGGTACGGCGATGAGAATGCTTCAAGCGGGCGTTAACGACTTTGTCATCTTGGAGCGATCACATCGCGTCGGGGGCACCTGGCGTGACAACACTTACCCCGGCGCCGCCTGCGACATTCCGTCATTGCTGTACTCCTACTCGTTCGAGCCGAACCCAGGCTGGACTCGCGCATACTCGGGGAGCGCAGAGATCCTCGCCTATATCGACGCGATTGTCGCGAAATACGATCTTGGGAGGTTCATTCATTTCGGTGCGGACGTGAGTGCACTGGAATTCGACGAGGATGCCGGAGAGTGGGTTGTCGACACGACCGGCGGCAGGCGGTATCGGGGCCGTTCAGTCGTGATGGCTAGCGGACCACTTGCTGACGCCAGTTTCCCGGATATTCGTGGCATCGAGTCGTACGAGGGGAAAAAGATTCACAGTGCTCGGTGGGACCACTCCTATGACATGAGCGGTAAGAGGGTGGCGGTTATCGGGACCGGGGCGAGCGCTGTGCAGATCGTTCCCGAATTGGTCCAGTTGGCGGCGTCGGTCAAGGTGTTTCAGAGGACGCCCGGCTGGGTCCTACCGAGGGTGAATTTCCGGCATCCGGCCTGGGCGCGTTCGACTTTCAAGCGCATGCCGGCAACCGAACAGGCCCTACGAGGTGCGTGGTTTTGGGCGCATGAGGTCATGGCCGTGGGCATGGTTTGGGATACCGCTGCCACATCTGTCATCCAAGCGGCCGCGAAGGCGAATCTGCGTCGGCAGGTGAAGGATACCTGGTTGAGACGTCAGCTAACACCGCAGTTCAGACCTGGGTGCAAACGCATGCTTATGACTAACGACTATTACCCTGCTCTCCAGGCCGATAACTGCAAACTCGTCAGCTGGCCGATCGCCACACTGGCTCCGAACGGAATTCGAACCGCCGACGGCATCGAGCATGAGGTGGACTGCATAGTATTCGCGACAGGCTTCGATGTGTGTAAACGCGGTACGCCATTTCCGATCCTGGGGCGCGACGGGCGAAAACTCGAAGACGCGTGGTCTGAGGGGAGATTTGCCTACAAGAGCGTGAGTGTGGCCGGGTATCCGAATTTGTTCTTCACTTTCGGGCCTAATTCCGGTCCTGGCCACAACTCCGCTCTTCTATATATGGAGGCGGCAATCGATTACATCGTAAAAGCGATCGAGCTCTTGCGCGACCAAGGTAACGGAGTCCATACCCTGGATGTGAAAGAGAATAGCCAAAACGCGTACCACTCCAATATTCAGCGGCGGTTACGACGCACGACATGGAACTCGGGTTGCAGCAGCTGGTATTTAACAGAGGATGGCTATAACGGCACGATGTATCCGGGCTTTGCGACTCAGTTCACCAGGGAACTGTCCCGTCTGGATATGCGGGATTACGATATCACTCGGCGTGACGATGCTGACCTGAAGTTGACACAAACACGCTGA
- a CDS encoding SDR family NAD(P)-dependent oxidoreductase: MRFLPFGSSPGRTHRAHAVVTGAGSGIGRAFAVELARRGGRVVCADKDPITAKESAELVRQAGGEGFDVVCDVTDLEQVRNLADASEDWFGKAASLVINNAGIGAGGNRIGATSVEDWNAAISVNLWGVIYGCETFVPRLRSNGRGGVINVASAASFGSAPRMGAYNVSKAGVLALSETLAAELSGTNVNVTVLCPTFVKTNIAKNPQIEESAAKLATNLMRWTGISPDQVARTTLNAHDRGQIYVVPQLDAKILWQLKRALPGQFTRALGLVERVASWNDPAEQREQ, translated from the coding sequence ATGAGGTTCTTGCCGTTCGGTAGTTCACCAGGTAGAACCCACCGCGCCCACGCAGTAGTCACAGGCGCAGGGAGCGGTATCGGCCGCGCGTTCGCCGTTGAGCTTGCACGCCGAGGTGGACGTGTTGTGTGTGCGGACAAAGACCCCATCACTGCGAAAGAGTCGGCCGAGTTGGTGAGGCAGGCCGGCGGCGAGGGTTTCGACGTCGTATGCGACGTCACCGACCTTGAGCAGGTCCGTAACCTCGCTGATGCCAGTGAAGACTGGTTTGGCAAGGCGGCGAGCCTGGTGATCAACAACGCCGGAATCGGTGCGGGCGGCAATCGCATCGGCGCTACGTCGGTCGAGGACTGGAACGCTGCGATTTCTGTCAACCTTTGGGGTGTTATCTACGGGTGCGAGACTTTCGTTCCCCGGCTCCGGAGCAACGGCCGTGGCGGAGTGATCAATGTGGCGTCCGCCGCGAGTTTCGGCTCGGCGCCCCGAATGGGGGCATACAACGTGAGTAAGGCCGGAGTGCTCGCTCTGTCCGAGACCTTGGCGGCCGAACTGAGCGGTACTAACGTCAATGTCACAGTGCTTTGCCCCACCTTCGTCAAGACGAACATCGCCAAAAATCCTCAGATTGAGGAGTCGGCGGCGAAACTCGCGACCAACCTGATGAGGTGGACCGGCATTTCGCCGGATCAAGTGGCTCGAACGACCTTGAACGCGCACGATCGCGGACAAATCTATGTAGTGCCCCAACTGGACGCGAAAATTTTGTGGCAACTGAAAAGAGCTTTACCCGGTCAGTTTACGCGGGCGTTGGGGCTGGTGGAGCGCGTGGCCTCATGGAACGATCCAGCCGAACAGAGGGAGCAGTGA
- a CDS encoding PaaI family thioesterase — protein sequence MGARHIFDGRHRGAPGIAHGGAVMTVLDDTVGMLLYVVGEMAVTRKLDTEFFAPVLLGVPYEVSAELVSRTGRKLEVRTELREEATGQLVASASGLFVVVTLDHFTSSIQKASSIRCTARPPWEG from the coding sequence GTGGGCGCCAGGCATATCTTCGACGGCCGACATCGCGGCGCACCCGGGATCGCACATGGCGGCGCAGTCATGACGGTTCTTGACGACACGGTGGGCATGCTGCTCTACGTCGTCGGTGAGATGGCCGTCACCCGTAAGCTCGACACCGAGTTCTTCGCGCCGGTATTGCTGGGGGTTCCCTACGAGGTCAGCGCGGAGCTCGTGTCCAGAACCGGCCGGAAACTCGAAGTGCGGACAGAATTGCGCGAGGAAGCCACCGGCCAGCTGGTCGCGTCCGCGTCCGGGTTATTCGTCGTCGTCACGCTGGATCACTTCACTAGCTCCATACAGAAGGCGTCGTCAATACGCTGCACTGCGCGACCACCCTGGGAAGGATGA